A single region of the Lycium barbarum isolate Lr01 chromosome 2, ASM1917538v2, whole genome shotgun sequence genome encodes:
- the LOC132628440 gene encoding uncharacterized protein LOC132628440, giving the protein MIFLRHHLDEGLKIEYLIVKDPLELWNNLKDRYEHLKLTVLPKARYDWMHLRLQDFKTVTDYNSAIHQVSSVLKLCGETITDEHLLEKTFTTFHASNVLLQQQYREKGFKKYDDLISCLLVVEHNNTLLMKNHESRPTGSAPLPEVNATTGYDKPERRQNNYRGRGRGRGRGRGRERGRHNYRQHGKNKQDTNKGSQNNPSTGKVNMCHRCGMKGHWARICRTPDHFVKLYQASLKGRENNVEAHLTFHNNDDEAAPSNKHDDIKANLAYKDDDFKSLSNITHLEAGDFYDDIN; this is encoded by the coding sequence ATGATTTTCCTTCGTCATCATCTTGATGAAGGATTGAAAATTGAATATTTAATTGTGAAAGatccacttgaattgtggaataATTTGAAGGATCGATATGAACACCTAAAGCTGACGGTATTACCGAAAGCTCGATATGACTGGATGCATCTCCGGCTCCAAGATTTTAAAACTGTAACTGATTATAATTCTGCTATCCATCAAGTTAGTTCTGTATTAAAATTGTGTGGAGAAACTATCACTGATGAACACTTATTGGAGAAGACTTTTACCACTTTTCATGCGTCAAATGTGTTGCTACAGCAACAATACCGTGAAAAGGGGTTCAAAAAGTATGATGATTTAATTTCATGCCTACTTGTGGTTGAGCATAATAATActctattaatgaaaaatcatgagtCTCGCCCCACTGGTTCTGCTCCACTCCCTGAAGTGAATGCAACAACAGGTTATGATAAGCCTGAAAGAAGGCAAAATAATTACCGTGGTCGTGGCCGTGGCCGTGGTCGTGGACGTGGACGTGAAAGGGGACGTCATAATTATCGTCAGCATGGTAAGAATAAACAAGATACCAATAAGGGTTCTCAAAATAATCCTTCAACAGGTAAAGTTAATATGTGCCACCGATGTGGTATGAAAGGTCATTGGGCACGTATTTGTCGTACGCCCGATCATTTTGTCAAGCTTTATCAGGCCTCTCTCAAAGGGAGAGAAAATAATGTGGAGGCACACTTGACCtttcataataatgatgatgaagcAGCTCCCTCAAACAAGCATGATGATATTAAGGCAAATCTTGCTTATAAAGATGATGATTTTAAAAGCCTCTCAAATATTACTCATTTAGAAGCTGGAGACTTCTATGATGATATTAACTGA